A genomic segment from Nicotiana tabacum cultivar K326 chromosome 7, ASM71507v2, whole genome shotgun sequence encodes:
- the LOC142162250 gene encoding uncharacterized protein LOC142162250 encodes MAKVLKENLDKAQNRMKVNADKKRTEREFNVGDWIRAVAYKLNLPPASMIHPVFHISQLKKRIGQQFIPSIDPPICSSDGQPLIEPIAVLDRRMVKNGNKASTQILVQWVNLLPEEATWEDYNFIVSQFPDFEML; translated from the exons ATGGCTaaggtattaaaagagaatttGGATAAGGCTCAAAACAGAATGAAGGTGAATGCTGACAAGAAGAGGACAGAAAGAGAGTTCAATGTTGGTGACTGG ATTAGAGCTGTTGCATATAAGCTCAACTTGCCTCCTGCTTCCATGATACATCCTGTTTTCCACATCTCTCAGCTTAAGAAGAGGATTGGACAACAATTCATTCCATCTATCGATCCTCCAATTTGCTCTTCTGATGGACAACCTCTTATAGAACCAATTGCTGTGCTGGACAGGAGGATGGTGAAGAACGGAAACAAAGCATCTACTCAGATTTTGGTGCAGTGGGTTAACCTGCTACCAGAAGAAGCTACCTGGGAGGATTACAACTTCATAGTATCTCAGTTTCCAGATTTTGAAATGTTATGA
- the LOC107765141 gene encoding uncharacterized protein LOC107765141, with amino-acid sequence MQSGGDEVSIDELSSNLSTYKEQLLQVRQLLRDEPRNSEYVDMEKELVEVIALTEELLATAKQSDDGMGTGTSGDASHGFHHSGNSNVESGSTLDHADKFPVGTKVQAVWSEDGEWYDATIHAHTPNGYYVCYDDWGNKEEVDHANIRPLQEGPVNPLVEAEKIAEATKQALKRKIAQAAASDVQSRSLPAKLLIDPNDPEDVKAAKRKKIHAFKSKMRIEQLEVAQNKRQNAWQQFQSTKGQTKKVGFFSGRKRESIFKSPEDPHGKVGVTGSGKGLTDFQRREKHLHLKGANAEASDE; translated from the exons atgcaAAGCGGTGGAGATGAAGTTAGCATTGACGAATTGTCTTCGAATCTTTCTACTTATAAAGAACAACTTCTGCAG GTGCGACAACTGTTACGTGATGAACCACGCAACTCCGAATATGTGGACATGGAGAAAGAGCTTGTTGAG GTGATTGCCTTAACGGAGGAGCTCCTTGCAACTGCAAAACAAAGTGATGATGGGATGGGTACCGGGACCAGTGGTGATGCATCTCATGGTTTTCACCATTCTGGGAATTCTAATGTG GAATCAGGGTCAACATTGGACCATGCCGATAAGTTTCCTGTAGGCACTAAAGTACAAGCTGTTTGGAGTGAAGATGGAGAGTG GTATGATGCCACCATTCATGCACATACTCCAAATGGCTATTATGTTTGCTATGATGACTGGGGTAACAAGGAAGAG GTGGATCATGCTAATATAAGACCACTTCAAGAGGGACCTGTCAACCCTTTGGTTGAAGCAGAAAAGATAGCTGAGGCCACAAAACAAGCTCTCAAACGAAAGATAGCTCAAGCTGCAGCTAGTGATGTCCAATCGCGGAGTTTGCCAGCAAAGCTTCTCATTGATCCTAATGATCCAGAAGATGTG AAAGCTGCCAAACGTAAAAAGATTCATGCTTTCAAGTCTAAGATGCGGATTGAACAACTTGAGGTTGCTCAAAACAAGAGGCAAAACGCTTGGCAACAATTTCAATCAACTAAAGGTCAGACTAAGAAG GTGGGATTTTTCTCTGGTCGAAAGCGTGAGAGTATCTTCAAGTCTCCAGAAGATCCTCATGGTAAGGTTGGTGTAACCGGAAGTGGCAAAGGTTTGACAGATTTTCAGAGAAGGGAAAAACATTTGCATCTAAAAGGCGCAAATGCTGAGGCTTCTGATGAATAG